A genomic segment from Oryctolagus cuniculus chromosome 14, mOryCun1.1, whole genome shotgun sequence encodes:
- the DHFR gene encoding dihydrofolate reductase isoform X2, with amino-acid sequence MGRKTWFSIPEKNRPLKDRINIVLSRELKEPPQGAHFLAKSLADALKLIEEPELADKVDMVWIVGGSSVYKEAMNRPGHLRLFVTRIMQEFESDTFFPEIDLEKYKLLPEYPGVLSDVQEEKGIKYKFEVYEKND; translated from the exons ATGGGGAGGAAGACCTGGTTCTCCATTCCAGAGAAGAATCGGCCTTTAAAGGACAGAATCAACATAGTTCTCAGTAGAGAACTCAA GGAACCGCCACAAGGAGCACATTTCCTCGCTAAGAGTCTGGCTGATGCCTTAAAACTTATTGAGGAACCAGAATTGGCAGATAAAGTGGACATGGTCTGGATAGTGGGAGGCAGCTCTGTGTATAAG GAAGCCATGAATCGGCCAGGCCATCTCAGACTGTTTGTGACAAGGATCATGCAGGAATTTGAAAGTGACACGTTTTTTCCAGAAATCGATTTGGAGAAATACAAACTGCTCCCAGA GTACCCAGGCGTCCTTTCTGATGTCCAGGAGGAGAAAGGCATCAAGTACAAATTTGAAGTTTATGAAAAGAACGATTAA